One Halichoerus grypus chromosome 1, mHalGry1.hap1.1, whole genome shotgun sequence genomic region harbors:
- the S100B gene encoding protein S100-B, producing the protein MSELEKAMVALIDVFHQYSGREGDKHKLKKSELKELINNELSHFLEEIKEQEVVDKVMETLDSDGDGECDFQEFMAFVAMVTTACHEFFEHE; encoded by the exons ATGTCTGAGCTGGAGAAGGCCATGGTGGCCCTCATTGATGTTTTCCATCAGTATTCCGGAAGGGAGGGTGACAAGCACAAGCTGAAGAAATCCGAACTCAAGGAGCTCATCAACAATGAGCTCTCCCATTTTTTAGAG GAAATCAAAGAGCAGGAGGTCGTGGATAAAGTCATGGAAACTCTGGACAGTGATGGAGACGGCGAATGTGACTTCCAGGAATTTATGGCCTTCGTTGCCATGGTTACCACCGCCTGCCACGAGTTCTTTGAACACGAGTGA